A genomic region of Pseudoxanthomonas suwonensis contains the following coding sequences:
- the purL gene encoding phosphoribosylformylglycinamidine synthase, whose protein sequence is MIVLEGAPALSPFRRQRLESRLQSLVPGLRIEGAWHVYFVQPGDSAPDPAALHRILQAGDAQAPRAGGALSRYVVPRLGTRSPWSSKATELLKGAGLPVARVERGMRLDLAGWPQDAATQAAVGKLLHDPMTQSLLASHEDAQALFAAQPRGTLQRIALDDLEGANRRLGLALADDEIEYLRARYSELGRDPSDVELMMFAQANSEHCRHKIFNASWTIDGQEQERSLFRMIKNTHQKTPQHTLSAYSDNAAVIAGHVAARYRPDPASGEYRSEAPVPSAFQIKVETHNHPTAISPFPGASTGAGGEIRDEGATGRGGKPKAGLTGFTVSHLRIPTLPQPWEAPRALNPRMAPALEIMLDGPLGGAAFNNEFGRPNLLGYFRSFELSEGGAPDGSRLARAYDKPIMLAGGLGAIDRIQVEKIPLRPGDAVIVLGGPAMLIGLGGGAASSVASGESAEDLDFASVQRDNPEMERRCQEVIDRCVAMGEANPIHFFHDVGAGGLSNAIPELLHDSGVGGVIDLGKVPTDDPSLSPLELWCNESQERYVLGVPADRLDEFAAICARERCPFAAVGVATAEERLVVAYGATPGNIPADAPIDLPMDVLFGKAPKMHRDTRHPPAAPWPALDPSGLDLHQAGLRVLAHPTVASKSFLVTIGDRSVGGLTAREQMVGPWQLPLADCAITLADYDGVAGEAMAIGERTPLALLDSAAAARMAVGEAITNLCAAPVEALEQVKLSANWMAAAGHPGEDALLYDAVRAVGMELCPELELSIPVGKDSLSMQAQWQDDGQAHKSVSPVSLIVSAFAPVADVRAQLTPLLAEGEDSELWLIGLGGGKQRLGGSVLAQVHAGDEALPAFGGDAPDLDDAGRLRSFFELVRDAREAGLLLAYHDRSDGGAFAALCEMAFASRRGLDITLDAWGEDPFRALFNEELGAVVQVADEDRAAFADLVERHALTECAQRIARPTRLPKVRVRREGQLLAEWRWEELFDAWWSVTHAMQRLRDNPDSADEERTVARDFAAPGLKPKLAFDPAEDVAAPFVAKGARPRVAILREQGVNGQIEMARAFDRAGFTPVDVHMSDLIAGRVSLDGFAGLAACGGFSYGDVLGAGRGWATSILERAALREAFAAFFARPDTFSLGVCNGCQMLSQLRDIIPEAQHWPKFLRNRSEQFEARTSLLEVVESPSILLRGMAGSRIPVAVAHGEGRAEFDSAVDQAAARVALRYVDGDGNVATTYPLNPNGSPEGITGLSSEDGRATILMPHPERVVRSVNLSWHPAGLGEDSPWMRMFRNARVWVG, encoded by the coding sequence ATGATCGTCCTTGAGGGCGCGCCCGCCCTTTCGCCGTTCCGCCGGCAGCGGCTCGAATCCCGCCTGCAGTCCCTGGTCCCCGGCCTGCGCATCGAAGGCGCCTGGCACGTCTACTTCGTCCAGCCGGGCGACAGCGCACCGGATCCGGCCGCACTCCACCGTATCCTCCAGGCCGGCGACGCGCAGGCGCCGCGGGCCGGCGGCGCGCTGTCGCGCTACGTGGTGCCGCGGCTGGGCACGCGCTCGCCCTGGTCGAGCAAGGCCACCGAACTGCTGAAGGGCGCCGGCCTGCCGGTCGCGCGGGTCGAGCGCGGAATGCGCCTGGACCTGGCCGGCTGGCCGCAGGACGCCGCCACCCAGGCGGCCGTGGGCAAGCTGCTGCATGACCCGATGACACAGTCGCTGCTGGCCTCGCACGAGGACGCGCAGGCGCTGTTCGCCGCGCAACCGCGCGGGACGCTGCAGCGCATCGCGCTGGACGACCTGGAAGGCGCCAACCGCCGCCTCGGCCTGGCCCTGGCCGACGACGAGATCGAGTACCTGCGCGCCCGCTATTCGGAGCTGGGCCGCGATCCGTCGGACGTGGAACTGATGATGTTCGCGCAGGCGAACTCCGAGCACTGCAGGCACAAGATCTTCAACGCCAGTTGGACCATCGACGGGCAGGAACAGGAGCGCTCCCTGTTCCGGATGATCAAGAACACCCACCAGAAGACGCCGCAACATACCTTGAGCGCCTACAGCGACAACGCCGCGGTGATCGCCGGCCACGTCGCTGCGCGCTACCGGCCCGACCCGGCCAGCGGCGAATACCGCAGCGAGGCGCCGGTGCCGTCGGCGTTCCAGATCAAGGTCGAGACCCACAACCACCCGACCGCGATCTCGCCGTTCCCGGGCGCCTCCACCGGCGCCGGCGGCGAGATCCGCGACGAGGGCGCCACCGGCCGCGGCGGCAAGCCCAAGGCCGGCCTGACCGGCTTCACTGTCTCGCACCTGCGCATCCCGACGTTGCCGCAGCCGTGGGAGGCGCCGCGCGCGCTCAATCCGCGCATGGCCCCGGCGCTGGAGATCATGCTCGACGGCCCGCTCGGCGGCGCCGCGTTCAACAACGAGTTCGGCCGGCCCAACCTGCTGGGCTACTTCCGCAGCTTCGAGCTGAGCGAAGGCGGCGCTCCCGATGGAAGCCGGCTGGCGCGCGCCTACGACAAGCCGATCATGCTGGCCGGTGGCCTGGGCGCGATCGACCGCATCCAGGTCGAGAAGATCCCGCTGCGGCCGGGCGACGCGGTGATCGTGCTCGGCGGCCCGGCGATGCTGATCGGCCTGGGCGGCGGCGCGGCCAGTTCGGTGGCCTCCGGCGAGAGCGCCGAGGACCTGGACTTCGCCAGCGTGCAGCGCGACAACCCGGAGATGGAGCGCCGCTGCCAGGAGGTCATCGACCGCTGCGTGGCGATGGGCGAGGCCAACCCGATCCACTTCTTCCACGACGTCGGTGCCGGCGGCCTGTCCAACGCCATCCCCGAACTGCTGCACGACTCGGGCGTGGGCGGGGTGATCGACCTGGGCAAGGTGCCGACCGACGACCCGTCGCTGTCGCCGCTGGAACTGTGGTGCAACGAGTCGCAGGAGCGCTACGTGCTCGGCGTGCCGGCCGACCGGCTCGACGAGTTCGCCGCGATCTGCGCGCGCGAACGCTGCCCGTTCGCCGCGGTCGGCGTGGCCACCGCCGAGGAGCGCCTGGTGGTGGCCTATGGCGCCACTCCGGGCAACATCCCGGCCGACGCGCCGATCGATCTGCCGATGGACGTGCTGTTCGGCAAGGCGCCGAAGATGCACCGCGACACCCGGCATCCGCCGGCTGCGCCGTGGCCGGCGCTGGACCCCTCGGGCCTGGATCTGCACCAAGCCGGCCTGCGCGTGCTCGCGCACCCGACGGTGGCGTCCAAGAGCTTCCTGGTCACCATCGGTGACCGCAGCGTCGGCGGCCTGACCGCGCGCGAGCAGATGGTCGGCCCCTGGCAACTGCCGCTGGCCGACTGCGCGATCACCCTGGCCGATTACGACGGCGTGGCCGGCGAGGCGATGGCGATCGGCGAGCGCACCCCGCTGGCGCTGCTGGACTCGGCCGCCGCCGCGCGCATGGCGGTGGGCGAGGCGATCACCAACCTGTGCGCCGCGCCGGTGGAGGCGCTGGAGCAGGTCAAGCTGTCGGCCAACTGGATGGCCGCCGCCGGCCACCCGGGCGAGGACGCGCTGCTGTACGACGCGGTCCGCGCGGTGGGCATGGAGCTGTGCCCGGAGCTGGAGCTGAGCATCCCGGTAGGCAAGGATTCGCTGTCGATGCAGGCGCAGTGGCAGGACGACGGCCAGGCGCACAAGTCGGTCTCGCCGGTGTCGCTGATCGTGTCCGCGTTCGCACCGGTGGCCGACGTGCGCGCGCAGCTGACCCCGCTGCTGGCCGAGGGCGAAGACAGCGAGCTGTGGCTGATCGGCCTGGGCGGCGGCAAGCAGCGGCTGGGCGGTTCGGTGCTGGCCCAGGTCCACGCCGGCGACGAAGCGCTACCGGCCTTCGGCGGCGACGCGCCCGACCTGGACGATGCCGGGCGCCTGCGCAGCTTCTTCGAACTGGTCCGCGACGCGCGCGAGGCGGGCCTGCTGCTGGCCTACCACGACCGCAGCGACGGCGGCGCCTTCGCCGCGCTGTGCGAGATGGCCTTCGCCTCCCGCCGTGGCCTGGACATCACCCTGGACGCCTGGGGCGAGGATCCGTTCCGCGCCCTGTTCAACGAGGAACTGGGCGCAGTGGTGCAGGTGGCCGACGAGGACCGCGCCGCGTTCGCCGACCTGGTCGAGCGCCACGCATTGACCGAATGCGCCCAGCGCATCGCCCGCCCGACCCGCTTGCCGAAGGTGCGCGTGCGCCGCGAGGGCCAGCTGCTGGCCGAGTGGCGCTGGGAGGAGTTGTTCGACGCGTGGTGGTCGGTCACCCACGCGATGCAGCGGCTGCGCGACAACCCCGACAGCGCCGACGAGGAGCGCACCGTGGCCCGGGACTTCGCCGCGCCGGGGCTGAAGCCGAAGCTGGCGTTCGATCCGGCCGAGGACGTGGCCGCGCCGTTCGTGGCCAAGGGTGCGCGCCCGCGCGTGGCGATCCTGCGCGAGCAGGGCGTCAACGGCCAGATCGAGATGGCGCGCGCGTTCGACCGCGCCGGTTTTACGCCGGTCGACGTGCATATGAGCGACCTGATCGCCGGCCGCGTCTCGCTGGACGGGTTTGCCGGCCTGGCCGCTTGCGGCGGCTTCAGCTACGGCGACGTCCTCGGCGCCGGCCGCGGCTGGGCCACTTCGATCCTGGAGCGCGCCGCGTTGCGCGAGGCCTTCGCCGCGTTCTTCGCCCGCCCCGATACCTTCTCGCTGGGCGTGTGCAACGGCTGCCAGATGTTGAGCCAGCTCAGGGACATCATCCCCGAGGCGCAGCACTGGCCGAAGTTCCTGCGCAACCGCAGCGAGCAGTTCGAGGCGCGCACCAGCCTGCTGGAGGTGGTGGAGTCGCCGTCGATCCTGCTGCGCGGGATGGCCGGTTCGCGCATCCCGGTGGCGGTGGCGCACGGCGAGGGCCGGGCCGAGTTCGACAGCGCGGTCGACCAGGCCGCGGCGCGGGTGGCGTTGCGTTACGTGGACGGCGACGGCAACGTGGCCACGACCTATCCGCTCAATCCGAACGGTTCGCCGGAGGGCATCACCGGGCTGTCCAGCGAGGACGGGCGGGCCACGATCCTGATGCCGCATCCGGAGCGGGTGGTGCGCAGCGTCAACCTGAGTTGGCATCCGGCCGGATTGGGCGAGGATTCGCCGTGGATGCGGATGTTCCGCAACGCGCGGGTCTGGGTCGGCTGA
- the lptG gene encoding LPS export ABC transporter permease LptG, with amino-acid sequence MNLRPRLHDLYIGRVVLATVLLTWAVLLGFDVVMALSGQLGDLGKGSFDFPTALAVVAYTVPRRAYTIFPYAAVIGSLMGLGQLAATSELTALRALGLSRRRLSLSAAASLALLTALMVVNGETLAPWGQRQSDQLKLAAKTNNVAMARYQGLWAREGDIFLNAIDGQERTVDGRRTLELRDVRLYRLDPEGGLHSLTRAAVAEYDAGGWRLRDVRRVSFGFSPGLATEQLLAEERWESELDPNALAAGVTRARNLSASDLRASIDYRARNNLDAREYEDIYWSRWFYPINVLALCLAAVPFAFGSLRSGGMGKRLFLGIVFSLGFMLLQMQFGRLAGAFRFDYRIAYALPPILMLATSWWLFRRKSG; translated from the coding sequence ATGAACCTGCGCCCGCGCCTGCACGACCTCTATATCGGCCGGGTGGTCCTGGCCACGGTGCTGCTGACCTGGGCGGTGCTGCTCGGCTTCGACGTGGTGATGGCGCTGTCCGGCCAGCTCGGCGACCTGGGCAAGGGCAGCTTCGACTTCCCGACCGCGCTGGCGGTGGTGGCCTACACCGTGCCGCGCCGGGCCTACACCATCTTTCCCTATGCGGCGGTGATCGGCTCGCTGATGGGCCTGGGCCAGTTGGCCGCGACCTCCGAACTGACCGCGCTGCGCGCGCTGGGCCTGTCGCGGCGCCGGCTGAGCCTGTCGGCCGCCGCGTCGCTGGCCCTGCTCACCGCGCTGATGGTGGTCAACGGCGAGACCCTGGCGCCCTGGGGCCAGCGCCAGTCCGACCAGCTCAAGCTCGCGGCCAAGACCAACAACGTGGCCATGGCGCGCTACCAGGGACTGTGGGCGCGCGAGGGCGACATCTTCCTCAACGCCATCGACGGCCAGGAACGCACGGTGGATGGCCGGCGCACGCTGGAGCTGCGCGACGTGCGCCTGTACCGGCTCGATCCCGAAGGCGGCCTGCATTCGCTGACCCGTGCCGCAGTGGCCGAATACGACGCCGGCGGCTGGCGGCTGCGCGACGTGCGCCGGGTCAGCTTCGGCTTCAGCCCCGGCCTGGCGACCGAGCAACTGCTGGCGGAGGAGCGCTGGGAGTCGGAGCTGGACCCGAACGCGCTGGCCGCCGGCGTCACCCGTGCCCGCAACCTGTCGGCGTCCGACCTGCGCGCCAGCATCGACTACCGCGCCCGCAACAACCTCGACGCGCGCGAGTACGAGGACATCTACTGGAGCCGCTGGTTCTACCCGATCAATGTACTGGCGCTGTGCCTGGCGGCGGTACCGTTCGCCTTCGGCAGCCTGCGCAGCGGCGGCATGGGCAAGCGCCTGTTCCTGGGCATCGTGTTCTCGCTGGGCTTCATGCTGCTGCAGATGCAGTTTGGCCGCCTGGCCGGCGCGTTCCGCTTCGACTACCGCATCGCCTACGCACTGCCGCCGATCCTGATGCTGGCCACCTCGTGGTGGCTGTTCCGGCGCAAATCGGGCTAG
- a CDS encoding glycosyltransferase family 2 protein, with amino-acid sequence MSDLPIVLLPLGADEDALDACLAALEAATPAGTPVWLADDAQAGPRGIAIVERWLQRTRLRAEYTRRAHPIGESAHLQEMLRACGDADVVVLAADAQPLPGWLTQLAACLARDAAIATATPWCNAGETAGWPRLGEISPPPAEPALTAQACAAMAPRHPELPAAVGHAVALRGSARQRAGGLDTASFASWYAALTDLSLRLAGLGWRNALCETAFVARGGEGGPAEGDLDALAARWPAWHPRLAGFLMQDPLRETRERLQALHAQLRDTPQHDLFAPETAA; translated from the coding sequence GTGAGCGACCTGCCCATCGTGCTGCTGCCGCTCGGTGCCGACGAGGATGCGCTCGACGCCTGCCTGGCCGCACTGGAAGCGGCCACGCCCGCCGGCACTCCGGTGTGGCTGGCCGACGACGCGCAGGCCGGGCCGCGCGGGATCGCCATCGTCGAGCGCTGGCTGCAGCGCACGCGGCTGCGGGCCGAATACACCCGGCGCGCGCATCCGATCGGCGAGTCGGCGCACCTGCAGGAGATGCTGCGCGCCTGTGGCGATGCCGACGTGGTGGTGCTGGCCGCCGACGCGCAGCCGCTGCCGGGCTGGCTCACGCAGCTGGCCGCATGCCTGGCGCGCGATGCGGCGATCGCCACCGCCACGCCCTGGTGCAACGCCGGCGAGACCGCCGGTTGGCCGCGCCTGGGCGAGATATCGCCGCCGCCGGCCGAACCGGCGCTGACCGCGCAGGCCTGCGCGGCGATGGCGCCGCGGCATCCCGAACTGCCGGCCGCGGTAGGCCATGCGGTAGCACTGCGCGGCAGCGCCCGCCAGCGTGCGGGCGGGCTGGATACCGCCAGCTTCGCCTCCTGGTACGCCGCGCTGACCGACCTGTCGTTGCGCCTGGCCGGGCTGGGCTGGCGCAACGCGCTGTGCGAGACCGCGTTCGTCGCCCGCGGCGGCGAAGGCGGACCGGCCGAAGGCGACCTCGATGCGCTGGCCGCGCGCTGGCCGGCCTGGCATCCGCGCCTGGCCGGCTTCCTGATGCAGGATCCGCTGCGCGAAACGCGCGAGCGCCTGCAGGCGCTACACGCGCAGCTGCGCGACACCCCGCAGCACGACCTGTTCGCGCCGGAGACGGCGGCATGA
- a CDS encoding DsbC family protein — protein sequence MLRILATALLGAISLSACAQTNAPPATQAPAAKPTAAKPAPAAAQGTPEANVRQALRGIAPDLAAEYVGAAPFPGFREVLLGGQVLYVSDDGRYLMQAQPFDLQARKPASSAGLMAYRRDLIATIPEQDRIIFAPPNTKHTITVFTDVECGYCRRMHQQIADYNRLGIAVEYVAFPRMGPASQDFRDMESVWCASDRRRALSDAKAGQPVPAKRCTSPVAMQFDIGQRVGVNGTPAIFSADGDQLGGYLPPQQLLQALEGGNGAGVTGGSR from the coding sequence ATGCTCCGAATCCTCGCCACCGCGCTGTTGGGCGCGATCAGCCTCAGCGCCTGCGCCCAGACCAACGCGCCCCCCGCCACCCAGGCGCCTGCCGCGAAGCCCACCGCAGCCAAGCCGGCGCCGGCGGCCGCACAGGGCACGCCCGAGGCGAACGTGCGCCAGGCGCTGCGCGGGATCGCCCCGGACCTGGCGGCGGAGTACGTCGGCGCCGCGCCGTTCCCCGGGTTCCGCGAGGTGCTGCTGGGCGGGCAGGTGCTGTACGTGTCCGACGACGGCCGCTACCTGATGCAGGCGCAGCCGTTCGACCTGCAGGCGCGCAAGCCGGCCAGCAGCGCGGGCCTGATGGCCTACCGCCGGGATCTGATCGCGACCATCCCGGAGCAGGACCGGATCATCTTCGCCCCGCCCAACACCAAGCACACCATCACCGTGTTCACCGACGTCGAGTGCGGTTACTGCCGGCGCATGCACCAGCAGATCGCCGACTACAACCGGCTCGGGATCGCGGTGGAATACGTGGCGTTCCCGCGCATGGGCCCGGCCAGCCAGGATTTCCGCGACATGGAGTCGGTGTGGTGCGCCAGCGACCGCCGGCGCGCGCTGTCCGACGCCAAGGCCGGCCAGCCGGTGCCTGCCAAACGCTGCACCAGCCCGGTGGCGATGCAGTTCGACATCGGCCAGCGCGTGGGCGTGAACGGTACCCCGGCGATATTTTCCGCCGACGGCGATCAGCTGGGTGGCTACCTGCCGCCGCAGCAGCTGCTGCAGGCGCTGGAAGGCGGCAACGGCGCGGGAGTCACCGGCGGGTCGCGCTGA
- a CDS encoding NADPH-dependent FMN reductase, translating to MARILGISGSLRAGSFNTALLRAARGLAVPGVELELATLHGIPLYDGDLEQGEGIPPAVLALKARVLASDGLLLATPEYNNGIPGVFKNAIDWLSRPAAEIPQVFGGRPVALVGASPGGFGTILAQDAWLAVLRTLGMRFWSGGRLLVSRAGQAFDAQGNLGDERVRQQLAQFLAGYRDFIAR from the coding sequence ATGGCGCGGATACTCGGCATCTCCGGCAGCCTGCGCGCCGGTTCGTTCAATACGGCGCTGCTGCGTGCCGCGCGGGGGCTCGCCGTGCCGGGCGTGGAACTGGAACTGGCCACCCTGCACGGCATCCCGCTGTACGACGGCGACTTGGAGCAGGGCGAGGGCATCCCGCCTGCGGTGCTCGCGTTGAAGGCCCGTGTGCTGGCCAGCGACGGCCTGCTGCTGGCCACGCCGGAATACAACAACGGCATCCCCGGGGTGTTCAAGAACGCGATCGACTGGCTGTCGCGGCCGGCGGCGGAGATCCCGCAGGTGTTCGGCGGCCGGCCGGTCGCGCTCGTCGGTGCCTCGCCGGGCGGCTTCGGCACGATCCTGGCGCAGGACGCCTGGCTGGCGGTGCTGCGCACGCTCGGGATGCGCTTCTGGTCCGGCGGCCGGCTGCTGGTTTCGCGCGCCGGACAGGCCTTCGATGCGCAGGGCAACCTGGGCGACGAGCGGGTACGCCAGCAACTGGCGCAGTTCCTGGCCGGCTATCGGGATTTCATCGCCAGGTAA
- a CDS encoding glycosyltransferase: MSAVGGGDGIAAVVVSYRSASTLDECLVRLRAARDVVQIRVVDNGSDDGTLEILQRHALDDPRMRFIANPDNPGFAVACNQGAADCDAPWLAFVNPDLHVRPDSLARLRGHAQALGGEPLLGADLHGEDGVRDGAARRRDPDFAAMLRAPSAAAHLDVPMDTERAVQPVDAVSGALMLMPRALFVRIGGFDEGYRLHAEDLDLCRRARQAGAVVAAANDVAVLHVRGVSSRSRPVFVEWHKHRGLWRYFRRFEASRRGPATRAVVFAAIWTHFLARLPRMLLAR; the protein is encoded by the coding sequence ATGAGCGCGGTAGGCGGCGGCGACGGCATCGCCGCGGTGGTGGTCAGCTACCGCAGCGCGTCCACCCTGGACGAGTGCCTGGTGCGCCTGCGCGCGGCGCGCGACGTGGTCCAGATCCGGGTGGTCGACAACGGCTCGGACGACGGCACGCTGGAGATCCTGCAGCGCCATGCGCTGGACGATCCGCGCATGCGCTTCATCGCCAATCCGGACAACCCGGGGTTCGCCGTGGCCTGCAACCAGGGCGCGGCCGACTGCGATGCGCCGTGGCTGGCCTTCGTCAACCCGGACCTGCATGTCCGTCCCGATTCGCTGGCGCGCCTGCGCGGTCACGCGCAGGCGCTGGGCGGCGAACCGCTGCTCGGCGCCGACCTGCACGGCGAAGACGGCGTGCGCGACGGCGCCGCGCGCCGGCGCGACCCGGACTTCGCGGCGATGCTGCGCGCGCCGTCGGCGGCTGCGCACCTGGACGTGCCGATGGACACGGAGCGCGCGGTGCAACCGGTGGATGCGGTGTCCGGCGCGCTGATGCTGATGCCGCGCGCGCTGTTCGTGCGCATCGGCGGCTTCGACGAGGGCTACCGCCTGCATGCCGAGGACCTAGACCTGTGCCGCCGCGCGCGCCAGGCCGGCGCCGTGGTGGCGGCGGCCAACGACGTGGCGGTGCTGCACGTGCGCGGCGTCTCCAGCCGCTCGCGGCCGGTGTTCGTGGAGTGGCACAAGCACCGCGGCCTGTGGCGCTATTTCCGCCGCTTCGAGGCATCCAGGCGCGGACCGGCCACGCGTGCGGTGGTGTTCGCCGCGATCTGGACGCATTTCCTCGCCCGCCTGCCGCGCATGCTGCTGGCGCGCTGA
- the xerD gene encoding site-specific tyrosine recombinase XerD, with translation MESAPRTAADRRRLAHRLPALREADARAIGRFIDAAWAEHGLARQTQDAYRRDLEQLARWRDGAGGGLEGADRETLFRYMAWRHAQGYQPRSNARLRASLRAFYAHLVRAGVRKDDPAALLDPPRLPRPLPKALTESQVDALLAVPDVDTAEGLRDRAMLELMYAAGLRVSELVDLPANAVNLRQGVVRVLGKGSKERLVPLGEESQHWLERYLAQARPQLAGGKPVPADAQGNVPLFLTPQRRAPTRQAYWQALKRHAAAAGIDPRKVTPHGVRHSFATHLLNRGADLRALQLLLGHASLSTTQIYTLVAREHLQRLHARHHPRG, from the coding sequence ATGGAGTCCGCGCCCCGCACCGCCGCCGATCGCCGCCGGCTCGCGCACCGCCTGCCGGCGCTGCGCGAGGCCGACGCACGCGCGATCGGCCGCTTCATCGATGCGGCCTGGGCCGAGCACGGCCTGGCCCGGCAGACCCAGGACGCCTACCGGCGCGACCTCGAGCAACTGGCGCGCTGGCGCGACGGCGCCGGCGGCGGCCTGGAGGGCGCCGACCGCGAGACCCTGTTCCGCTACATGGCCTGGCGCCACGCGCAGGGCTACCAGCCGCGCAGCAACGCCCGCTTGCGCGCCAGCCTGCGCGCGTTCTACGCCCACCTGGTACGCGCGGGCGTGCGCAAGGACGACCCGGCCGCGCTGCTGGACCCGCCGCGGCTGCCGCGGCCGCTACCCAAGGCGCTGACCGAGTCGCAGGTCGACGCGCTGCTGGCCGTGCCGGACGTGGACACGGCCGAGGGCCTGCGTGACCGGGCGATGCTGGAGCTGATGTACGCCGCCGGCCTGCGCGTGAGCGAACTGGTCGACCTGCCTGCCAACGCGGTCAACCTGCGCCAGGGCGTGGTCCGGGTGCTGGGCAAAGGCAGCAAGGAGCGGCTGGTGCCGCTGGGCGAGGAATCCCAGCATTGGCTCGAGCGCTACCTGGCCCAGGCCCGCCCCCAACTGGCCGGCGGCAAGCCCGTCCCGGCCGACGCCCAGGGCAATGTGCCGCTGTTCCTGACTCCGCAAAGGCGGGCGCCGACCCGCCAGGCCTACTGGCAGGCGTTGAAGCGGCATGCGGCCGCGGCCGGGATCGACCCGCGCAAGGTGACTCCGCACGGCGTGCGCCACAGCTTCGCCACCCACCTGCTCAACCGCGGCGCCGACCTGCGCGCGCTGCAGCTGCTGCTGGGCCACGCCAGCCTGTCCACCACCCAGATCTACACCCTGGTCGCACGCGAGCACCTGCAGCGCCTGCACGCCCGCCACCACCCGCGGGGATGA
- a CDS encoding RDD family protein, with the protein MDEPTSDSAPALPPPPAERPRAWVGRRLLSLFYDLWPVAALWMLTAVPFVALDALLAGDARHNIAPNSLPSWLLFLACIGVTGLYATLSWRRGGQTLGMRPWRLKLVAAAGGVPGRKAVWLRYAVGTLSLLAGGLGFWWAWFDRDRLAWHDRASGTRLVRVPKR; encoded by the coding sequence ATGGACGAACCGACCTCCGACTCCGCCCCCGCCCTGCCGCCGCCCCCCGCTGAACGCCCCCGCGCCTGGGTGGGCCGGCGGCTGCTGTCGCTGTTCTACGACCTGTGGCCGGTGGCGGCGCTATGGATGCTGACCGCGGTGCCGTTCGTGGCGCTGGATGCGCTCCTCGCCGGCGACGCCCGGCACAACATCGCCCCCAACAGCCTGCCGAGCTGGCTGCTGTTCCTGGCCTGCATCGGCGTGACCGGTCTCTATGCGACGCTGAGCTGGCGCCGCGGCGGGCAGACCCTGGGCATGCGCCCGTGGCGGCTGAAACTGGTTGCGGCCGCCGGCGGCGTGCCGGGCCGGAAGGCGGTGTGGCTGCGGTACGCGGTGGGCACGCTGTCGCTGCTGGCCGGCGGCCTGGGTTTCTGGTGGGCCTGGTTCGACCGCGACCGCCTGGCCTGGCATGACCGTGCCAGCGGCACGCGGCTGGTGCGGGTGCCGAAGCGGTAG
- the lptF gene encoding LPS export ABC transporter permease LptF, with product MPKLDRYLLGDFVQSFLATLIVLLTVSLGGVLVDVLGEIADGGLPAKLLLSQLGLQLLVYLPLVLPLALMLGLMLSVVRLYRDSEMAVINAVGVGPRRLLRPLLMAALPVVVAVGVCSLWLGPWAQRTGARLIEQANRSLIVAGLEAGRFTLLPGGGGIVYIDGMNEDGTGLKGVFLQREREGRIDVMTARDGALQLDGERERFLHLRDGHRLEGPLGGALDFRLMRYATNEVALPDRAETRDSDDPALAPTRELLGDRRPQAMAELHARLAPPLLALGFALLTLPLARSSPRQQRYGRLMLGFLAYLVSVNLMFIGTRMLAEGELPGLLGLWWLTLPLLALATWLYLRDGRLPRPRRAAA from the coding sequence ATGCCGAAGCTCGACCGATACCTGCTGGGCGATTTCGTCCAGAGCTTCCTGGCCACGCTCATCGTGCTGCTGACGGTGAGCCTGGGCGGGGTGCTGGTCGACGTGCTGGGCGAGATCGCCGATGGCGGCCTGCCGGCCAAGCTGCTGTTGTCCCAACTGGGCCTGCAACTGCTGGTCTACCTGCCGCTGGTGCTGCCGCTGGCGCTGATGCTGGGGCTGATGCTGTCGGTGGTCCGGCTGTACCGGGACTCGGAGATGGCGGTGATCAACGCGGTCGGGGTCGGCCCGCGCCGGCTGCTGCGGCCGCTGCTGATGGCGGCGCTGCCGGTGGTGGTGGCGGTGGGCGTGTGCTCGCTGTGGCTGGGACCATGGGCCCAGCGCACCGGCGCGCGCCTGATCGAGCAGGCCAACCGCAGCCTGATCGTCGCCGGGCTGGAGGCGGGCCGCTTCACCCTGCTGCCCGGGGGGGGCGGGATCGTCTACATCGATGGCATGAACGAGGACGGCACCGGGCTGAAGGGCGTGTTCCTGCAGCGCGAGCGCGAGGGCCGGATCGACGTGATGACCGCGCGCGACGGCGCGCTGCAGCTCGACGGCGAGCGCGAGCGCTTCCTGCACCTGCGCGACGGCCACCGGCTCGAGGGCCCGCTCGGCGGCGCCCTGGATTTCCGCCTGATGCGCTACGCCACCAACGAGGTGGCCCTGCCGGACCGTGCCGAAACCCGCGACAGCGACGACCCGGCGCTGGCCCCGACCCGCGAGCTGCTCGGCGACCGGCGCCCGCAGGCCATGGCCGAGCTGCACGCGCGCCTGGCCCCGCCGCTGCTGGCGCTGGGCTTCGCCCTGCTGACCCTGCCGCTGGCGCGCAGTTCGCCGCGGCAGCAGCGCTACGGACGGCTGATGCTGGGCTTCCTGGCCTACCTGGTCAGCGTGAACCTGATGTTCATCGGCACCCGCATGCTCGCCGAGGGCGAGCTGCCGGGCCTGCTGGGCCTGTGGTGGCTGACCCTGCCGCTGCTGGCGCTGGCGACATGGCTGTACCTGCGCGACGGGCGCCTGCCGCGGCCGCGGAGGGCGGCGGCATGA